Genomic DNA from Chaetodon auriga isolate fChaAug3 chromosome 18, fChaAug3.hap1, whole genome shotgun sequence:
ccccccgtCCCGCCACAGCAGCCCCCATCGATGTCGCGCTTACCCCTACTCCTGGAGActcacctctctgtcctccttttttcctccctcttttaaCTCCCTTCGCCCACGTCCCTGAGGTGTCCTCACTCTGGTGTTCTGTTACGGCTGGTGGctcgtcttcttcctcctctacaTCTTCCTCCATTTGTTCCTCTCCTCCGACACCAGCCGCGCTGCTTGCTCCCTCTCCGTTCTCCTCGTCTCCGCTCGtcacctctccatcctctccagcttctcctccctgctgcttctcctctgctccgtCAGGCACAATGTagctctctccatctcctcctctctctccgtgCTCCTCTCTTTGTCCGCACTCCCTCGCGTAGTGCCCCTGCATGTGGCACTTGTGACATAGGAAATCTGGGCAGTCTCTCAGGATATGCCCCGGTCTAATGCAGAGTCTGCACAGCTTCACATGTCTGTCATGGATGACTCTGAAGTACTCCGCGCCTCCCGCTGTGTCAAATTTTGCGGAGTATGGCAGGGAAGTCACAGTCTCTGTGAATTTAACTTTCGTATAGCGGGTCCCGTCAGCGATGTCGGTACCCGGCCAGTATTTTCTCTTGATGGGGGTGACGGCTTTGACTCCCCACCCGGCGAGTTTGGCGAGGATCTCCTCGTCTGTCACATAAACCGGCAatttaagaaatgaaacaaCCATTTCGTTGCAGTTTATTTCTTGAGCCATGACTTggtttccttttattttaaaacCGTCCAGCATCTTttctttggctgcagctgagcCCATCGTGATTTCATATTTGTCATTCAGTTTCATCCTACAGCCTACCACACTTCCACATACCAATTTGACAGCCTTCAGTAGCTCCATAACGgtcacctcttcctctccaacAATTTCCACTTCAAGCGTCAGCTCCTTGTCAAACTTCTTGTCCGATCGTCCAGTTTCCATACTCGTTGTCATTGTCAGTCCGTTGTCATGCGCCATGAGTCAATCCGTGGAGAAAACACGGCGATGAACTCCCCCAAAACAGCAACGTGCTGTTCAGGAGAAGGATAATTCTCGTTCGCTCcgcaaaaaaaaagcaaaaagcactCTACAAGGGTGAATGGTTTCTCAGTCGTTCAGCGTGTTCAAGCCAGGCGAACTGAAAAACTGCGCGTACCGCACCAAACAATTCACTCAGGAAGtgggcgttgtcaggctggtatggccgtaagccgcaagcactgattcacacaagctttttacacatgtgccctgtgtatgtacactctgagGCAGGGCCGTGCAGAGACCTTTGGAAGGGCAGGTGCTCAAAGTTAAAAAGGGGCACATTGAGCACAGATTTGAAACACGGTACAGAAGTATACCTTGCAATATAAACCGTTGAATTTTAGCGACCCTTATTCATAAAGAAGGGAACACAGAATCACAACATACCATATCattgaaatattcatttattttttagaggCCACAACTGCAAAGCAAAATATGTGTCTTTTTACCTCATGGGTACAACATTGGACACCTTTAGTTGAGGGGATTGGTGAGGACTCCTCACCAATCCCCTCAACTAAACTCCTCACTGAGGAGGTTACTGCTGCTGATATTGCTGGAGGTGGGCTGTACTGATCCGGAGTGTAGACACTAGAAAAAACATGGGGGAGATATAGCTGATTATATAAGTGTTAGTGTCATGGAAAGATGCAAAGATAATAAACATTGAAAATGGCTCACTGGGACTGACCTGCCATACTGCTGGTAGTTTGGAGGTGACTACTCATAGAGAGAGGCCTCAGCCAAGGCTAACAGTCAGTCAGTAGGTCagtatctctctttctctgcatgtctgtctgtctgtcagtatttctctctctctctctctccatgtctctctgtcagtgtcagtgtctctctctctctgcatttctgtctagtctgtctctctgtcagtgtcagtatctctctctctttctctctgtctgtgcctgtatctctgtctgtctgtttgtcagtgtctgtctggTCTTTTGTTGCAGTTATAACAGCAACTTCCGGTTGCCCATGCTCTTGAAAATATCATTGACTTCACTGAGGTTTACTGGGATGTCTTTTTCAATTGCCAGTAGAAGCAGCTCCGACAACCTCTCTTCTGTGCAAAGGGTGCGAAGTTTTGTTTTCACCAGCTTCAGTTTTGAGAAGGAACGTTCAACAGTTGCTGTAGATACCGGAAGGGTGCCATATGTCTTCAGCAGCTCAGTCAAGTCGGGGAAAACCAGATGTGCACTGTTTTCTTTGACCACAGAGAGGATAGATGCCACACTGATGGGTGAGGGGCATGAGTATGACGCATGGAAGACCTTAAGTTCTGTCTGcaatttgtcttcttcttcaatGTTGTAAAACTGGCAGAGTTTCTTCACAGCTTGCAGCGCCTCTGTTGgaatttttgctgttttccagtTCTCTTGGACTGTCAGGCAGTAGATGGCATTCAGGATTTCCCATGTGGAGTTATCTTCTCCCTTAAACCGTCTCTGAAGCTCCTGTGTCATTGTGTCCAGAAAAGTGTAGTACACCTTAACACGTTAGTAGTCTTGCAAAGTGGGGAAAGTGTGGTCAGCAGTAGCTGAGGTGGCACTGACTTTAAACTTTGCTGGCATTTTTCTCTTCCTTGCTTGACCAGGAATCTCAGCTGGGGGATCCAGGCCTACTGATGCAGCCTTCTCTGTAGCCTCTCTATACATGCTGTTaaactcctcctctgttctgctctggGTCAGCCTTTGAAAAACTCCATCCACAACTCTGTATGCTGCAGCCAGGTCTATATCTTTCTGTTGCAAAGCATCAGAGGCCACTGCAGTCACCTGAAAGATGGGACAGGTGAtcttcagacacagaaagaatTCAGAGTTGATGCTCCTCAAGAGAATCATCGCATCACCTGCAGAGGAGTCTGGCGGGTCTTGCTCTGTAATTTCTTCAAGAAACTGCATCACAGCTGGGAGGACCTTTCTTAAAGTGCAAAGAGCAGTTTCTCTGCAAGCCCACCGCGTGTCTGACAGCTTCTGCAGCTCCAGTGGTCGCCGATCCGGGTACATCTTCTTTTGCATTTCAATAAATGCAGAGTGTCTTTTGGAGGAGTTGGCAACAAAAGAATAAAGTTTTTCAACTAAGTTGAAGAAGCTGACAAAACAGATGTTTGACTTTGAACTTTCAACCAACACCAGATTAAGGCAATGTGCCTGACAGTGTACATACAAGGCCATTGGATTTCTTTTGAGAATTCTTGACTGAAGTCCATTGAAGCGTCCGCTCATGTTTGCAGCACCGTCATACCCTTGACCTCGGATGTTTTCCAACTGCAGATCATTTTCTTGCAGTAGAGCTATCACAACCTTTTCAAGAGCATCTCCACTTGTGGTTTGAACGTTACACACTTGAATAAAGCGCTCCTTGATCTGCATGTTATGCACATACCTGATAACGAAGGAAACCTGTTCGGTTTTTGCAGTGTCGGTGGTTTCATCCATTAGAATTGAGAAGGTTTGGCTCTCCTtgatttctttttgtatttcttttttgaCTGATATGGCCAAAGCTTTTATCATATCATTTTGACTTCTGTTGGAGAGAAGTGAGACAAGTGGTCTTTTACCTGGTCCCTGCTTCTCTTTTATGGCGTCCAGGTGTAATTTAATTACACTGTCATACTGGCTAAACAGCTCCACCAACTCTAGAAAATTTCCACGATTTTGGCTTGTAATGGTCTCATCGTCTCCTCTAAAAGGCAGACCCTGCCTTGCCAGGTATAGAGTGATGCCtccagggattttttttaaagctgttcCACCTCACCATACTACACATGTGAGATTCAGAGGCACTGTGTTCTTTAATTTTTTCCAGAGCCTTTCTCCACTGATTAAGTCCCTCCGATTTCCACAATTTGCGGCctgtgtatttttcttctcttaaaaaaaaacggcagctaaaacaaaacatggcGTCAAGACTTGGGGAATACTCTAGCCATGTGTTGTTTTCATACcatttcttttgaaa
This window encodes:
- the LOC143336370 gene encoding uncharacterized protein LOC143336370 isoform X2, yielding MAHDNGLTMTTSMETGRSDKKFDKELTLEVEIVGEEEVTVMELLKAVKLVCGSVVGCRMKLNDKYEITMGSAAAKEKMLDGFKIKGNQVMAQEINCNEMVVSFLKLPVYVTDEEILAKLAGWGVKAVTPIKRKYWPGTDIADGTRYTKVKFTETVTSLPYSAKFDTAGGAEYFRVIHDRHVKLCRLCIRPGHILRDCPDFLCHKCHMQGHYARECGQREEHGERGGDGESYIVPDGAEEKQQGGEAGEDGEVTSGDEENGEGASSAAGVGGEEQMEEDVEEEEDEPPAVTEHQSEDTSGTWAKGVKRGRKKGGQRGVIVLFI
- the LOC143336370 gene encoding uncharacterized protein LOC143336370 isoform X1, producing the protein MAHDNGLTMTTSMETGRSDKKFDKELTLEVEIVGEEEVTVMELLKAVKLVCGSVVGCRMKLNDKYEITMGSAAAKEKMLDGFKIKGNQVMAQEINCNEMVVSFLKLPVYVTDEEILAKLAGWGVKAVTPIKRKYWPGTDIADGTRYTKVKFTETVTSLPYSAKFDTAGGAEYFRVIHDRHVKLCRLCIRPGHILRDCPDFLCHKCHMQGHYARECGQREEHGERGGDGESYIVPDGAEEKQQGGEAGEDGEVTSGDEENGEGASSAAGVGGEEQMEEDVEEEEDEPPAVTEHQSEDTSGTWAKGVKRGRKKGGQRGNKLLCHLDDTVKEIQRNHSVTADATVEVHRFLAEPNIPRTEDPLQYWERQ